In Pseudomonas alcaliphila JAB1, a single window of DNA contains:
- the ybgC gene encoding tol-pal system-associated acyl-CoA thioesterase has translation MRAQNGVQPFSHHCRVYYEDTDAGGIVYYVNYLKFMERARTERLRELGYAQSTLAGEGLLFVVHSAEARYHAPARLDDELVISADVIELNRASLRFRQQVRRATDDVLLCEGQFLVACVRADNLKPRAIPETLRHAFAGTQAPGLIAAGE, from the coding sequence ATGCGCGCGCAAAACGGAGTCCAGCCGTTCAGCCACCACTGCCGGGTCTATTACGAAGATACCGATGCGGGCGGCATCGTCTACTACGTCAACTACCTCAAATTCATGGAGCGGGCTCGCACCGAGCGCCTGCGTGAGCTGGGTTATGCCCAGTCGACGCTTGCCGGTGAGGGCCTGTTGTTCGTCGTGCATTCGGCCGAAGCGCGTTATCACGCGCCAGCGCGACTGGATGACGAACTGGTGATCAGCGCCGATGTGATCGAATTGAACCGTGCCAGCCTGCGCTTTCGTCAACAGGTCAGGCGGGCTACGGATGATGTGCTGCTCTGCGAAGGGCAGTTTCTGGTGGCCTGTGTGCGCGCCGACAACTTGAAACCCCGGGCTATCCCCGAAACCCTGCGACACGCGTTCGCCGGGACGCAGGCGCCGGGTCTAATTGCAGCAGGAGAGTAA
- the ruvB gene encoding Holliday junction branch migration DNA helicase RuvB, with product MIEADRLITSSPREREEQQDRAIRPLRLADYIGQPVVREQMALFIQAARGRVEALDHTLIFGPPGLGKTTLAHIIAEEMGSSIKSTSGPVLERPGDLAALLTNLESGDVLFIDEIHRLSPVVEEVLYPAMEDFQLDIMIGEGPAARSIKLDLPPFTLVGATTRAGMLTNPLRDRFGIVQRLEFYGIDDLATIVTRSAGILGLPIEAKGAFEIARRARGTPRIANRLLRRVRDFAEVRGNGHITQLTADQALNLLDVDERGFDHSDRRLLLAMIEKFDGGPVGLDSLAAAIGEERHTIEDVLEPYLIQQGYMMRTPRGRVVTRHAYLHFGLNIPKRAGEQVAGDLFAAGDE from the coding sequence ATGATCGAAGCCGATCGCCTGATTACCTCCAGCCCACGTGAGCGCGAAGAGCAGCAGGACCGGGCCATTCGCCCGCTGCGTCTGGCCGACTACATCGGTCAGCCCGTCGTGCGCGAACAGATGGCGCTGTTCATCCAGGCTGCGCGGGGTAGGGTGGAAGCACTCGACCATACGCTGATCTTCGGCCCACCGGGCCTGGGCAAGACCACCCTGGCCCATATCATCGCCGAGGAAATGGGCAGCTCGATCAAGAGCACTTCCGGCCCGGTGCTTGAGCGACCGGGTGATCTGGCCGCGCTGCTGACCAACCTGGAAAGCGGCGATGTACTGTTCATCGACGAAATTCACCGTCTTTCACCGGTGGTCGAGGAGGTGCTGTATCCGGCCATGGAAGACTTCCAGCTCGACATCATGATCGGCGAGGGCCCGGCGGCCCGCTCGATCAAGCTGGATCTGCCACCCTTCACCCTGGTTGGCGCCACCACCCGTGCCGGCATGCTGACCAATCCGCTGCGCGACCGCTTCGGTATCGTCCAGCGCCTGGAGTTCTACGGCATCGATGATCTGGCGACCATCGTTACGCGCTCCGCGGGAATTCTCGGCCTGCCCATCGAGGCCAAGGGCGCTTTTGAGATTGCCCGTCGTGCGCGTGGTACGCCGCGTATTGCCAACCGCCTGTTGCGTCGTGTGCGCGACTTCGCCGAAGTGCGAGGCAATGGCCATATCACGCAGCTGACCGCCGATCAGGCGTTGAATCTGCTGGATGTCGACGAGCGCGGTTTCGATCATTCCGACCGCCGCTTGCTGCTGGCCATGATCGAGAAGTTTGATGGCGGCCCGGTGGGGCTCGACAGCCTGGCGGCGGCGATAGGGGAAGAGCGCCATACCATCGAGGATGTGCTCGAGCCGTATCTGATTCAGCAGGGTTACATGATGCGCACGCCGCGCGGGCGTGTGGTCACTCGCCATGCCTACCTGCACTTCGGGCTGAATATTCCCAAGCGCGCTGGCGAGCAGGTCGCTGGCGATCTTTTCGCGGCAGGTGACGAATGA
- the queC gene encoding 7-cyano-7-deazaguanine synthase QueC yields MNDKKAVILLSGGLDSATVVAMAKAEGYSCYSMSFDYGQRHRAELQAAERVARQLGVIEHKVIGLNLNGIGGSALTDSSIAVPESPTEGIPATYVPARNTVFLALALGWAEVLGARDIFIGVNAVDYSGYPDCRPEFVDAFERMANLATKAGVEGQGFVIRAPLQQMSKGEIIQAGMRLGVDYALTVSCYQADDHGRACGKCDSCRLRAAGFAAAGVPDATRYF; encoded by the coding sequence ATGAACGACAAGAAAGCGGTCATCCTCCTTTCCGGTGGCCTGGACTCGGCCACCGTGGTCGCCATGGCCAAGGCCGAGGGCTACAGCTGCTACAGCATGAGCTTCGACTATGGGCAGCGCCATCGCGCCGAATTGCAGGCTGCTGAGCGTGTGGCGCGGCAACTGGGTGTAATCGAGCACAAGGTGATCGGCCTGAACCTCAACGGCATCGGCGGTTCGGCGTTGACCGACAGCAGCATCGCCGTGCCCGAATCGCCCACTGAAGGTATTCCCGCCACCTACGTGCCAGCACGCAACACGGTGTTTCTGGCGCTGGCGTTGGGCTGGGCCGAGGTGCTGGGGGCGCGCGATATCTTCATTGGCGTCAACGCGGTGGATTACTCGGGCTACCCGGATTGCCGTCCCGAGTTCGTCGACGCTTTCGAGCGCATGGCCAACCTGGCGACCAAGGCAGGTGTGGAGGGGCAGGGCTTTGTCATCCGCGCACCGCTGCAGCAGATGAGCAAGGGCGAGATCATCCAGGCCGGTATGCGCCTGGGCGTGGATTACGCACTCACGGTCTCCTGCTACCAGGCCGATGATCATGGCCGCGCCTGTGGCAAGTGCGACAGCTGCCGCCTGCGTGCAGCCGGTTTCGCCGCTGCCGGTGTGCCTGATGCGACGCGCTACTTCTGA
- the pal gene encoding peptidoglycan-associated lipoprotein Pal, with product MEMLKFGKFAALSLALAVAVGCSSKGGDAAGEGAVDPNAGYGANTGAVDGSLSEEAALRAITTFYFEYDSSDLKAEAMRALDVHAKDLKGNGARVVLEGHADERGTREYNMALGERRAKAVQRYLVLQGVSPAQLELVSYGEERPVATGNDEQSWAQNRRVELRK from the coding sequence ATGGAAATGCTGAAATTCGGTAAGTTCGCTGCACTGTCCCTGGCTCTCGCCGTTGCTGTAGGTTGCTCCTCCAAAGGCGGCGACGCTGCTGGCGAAGGCGCTGTTGACCCGAACGCTGGCTACGGTGCCAACACTGGCGCTGTTGATGGCAGCCTGAGCGAAGAAGCTGCTCTGCGCGCTATCACCACCTTCTACTTCGAGTACGACAGCTCCGACCTGAAGGCCGAAGCCATGCGCGCTCTGGACGTACACGCCAAGGACCTGAAAGGCAACGGCGCTCGCGTCGTTCTGGAAGGCCACGCTGACGAGCGCGGTACCCGTGAGTACAACATGGCTCTGGGCGAGCGTCGTGCCAAGGCCGTTCAACGCTACCTGGTTCTGCAGGGCGTTTCCCCGGCTCAGCTGGAACTGGTTTCCTACGGCGAAGAGCGTCCGGTTGCCACTGGCAACGACGAGCAGTCCTGGGCTCAGAACCGTCGCGTAGAGCTGCGTAAGTAA
- the tolB gene encoding Tol-Pal system beta propeller repeat protein TolB, whose product MNNLIRIALLGLVMLVGSVQAADPLVISQGADRATPIAVVPFGWQGGSVLPEDMSQIIGNDLRNSGYFEPIPRQNMISLPTQASEVIYRDWKALGAQYVLVGNIVPNGGRLQIQYALFNVSTEQQVMTGNVGGSTDQLRDMAHHIADQSFEKLTGVKGAFSTRLLYVTAERMGTNNTRYTLQRSDYDGARAVTLLQSREPILSPSFAPDGRRIAYVSFEQRRPRIFVQHIDTGRREQITNFEGLNGAPAWSPDGNRLAFVLSRDGNPEIYVMDMGSRQMRRITNHYAIDTEPFWGKDGQTLYFTSDRAGRPQIYKTNINSGAVERVTFVGNYNANPKLSADEKTLVMIHRQDGFTVFKVAAQDLETNRLRILSDTSLDESPTVAPNGTMLIYATRQQGRGVLMLASTNGRVRLPLPTAQGEVREPSWSPYLN is encoded by the coding sequence GTGAACAACCTGATTCGTATCGCCCTGTTGGGGCTGGTCATGCTGGTCGGTAGCGTCCAGGCGGCCGACCCGCTGGTGATCTCCCAGGGCGCTGACCGCGCCACACCCATCGCTGTCGTGCCGTTCGGCTGGCAGGGTGGTTCGGTACTGCCTGAAGACATGTCGCAGATCATCGGCAACGACCTGCGCAACTCCGGCTACTTCGAACCCATCCCGCGGCAGAACATGATCAGCCTGCCGACCCAGGCCAGCGAAGTCATCTACCGCGACTGGAAAGCCCTCGGCGCCCAATACGTACTGGTCGGCAATATCGTGCCCAATGGTGGCCGCTTGCAGATTCAGTACGCGCTGTTCAACGTCAGTACCGAGCAGCAGGTCATGACCGGCAATGTCGGTGGTAGCACTGATCAGTTGCGCGATATGGCTCACCATATCGCCGACCAGTCGTTCGAGAAGCTCACCGGCGTCAAGGGGGCATTCTCCACGCGCCTGCTGTACGTCACTGCCGAGCGCATGGGCACCAACAACACCCGTTACACCCTGCAGCGCTCCGACTACGACGGTGCCCGTGCGGTGACTTTGCTGCAATCGCGCGAGCCGATCCTGTCGCCGTCGTTCGCGCCGGATGGCCGCCGTATCGCTTACGTGTCGTTCGAGCAGCGTCGCCCGCGCATCTTCGTACAGCACATCGACACCGGGCGTCGTGAGCAGATCACCAACTTCGAAGGCCTCAATGGCGCGCCGGCCTGGTCGCCGGATGGCAACCGTCTGGCCTTCGTGCTGTCGCGCGATGGCAACCCGGAAATCTACGTGATGGACATGGGCAGCCGGCAGATGCGGCGCATTACCAATCATTACGCCATCGATACCGAACCCTTCTGGGGTAAGGATGGTCAGACCCTTTACTTCACCTCGGATCGCGCGGGTCGTCCGCAGATCTACAAGACCAACATCAATAGCGGGGCTGTGGAGCGAGTGACCTTCGTCGGTAACTACAACGCCAACCCGAAATTGTCGGCTGATGAGAAGACCCTGGTGATGATTCATCGTCAGGATGGCTTCACCGTGTTCAAGGTGGCTGCACAGGACCTGGAAACCAACCGTTTGCGCATACTTTCAGACACAAGTTTGGATGAGTCGCCCACTGTTGCGCCCAATGGCACCATGCTAATCTACGCCACCCGCCAGCAGGGCCGGGGAGTCTTGATGTTGGCGTCCACCAATGGGCGCGTGAGGCTCCCTCTTCCTACCGCTCAAGGCGAAGTTCGAGAGCCTTCTTGGTCCCCTTACCTGAACTGA
- the ruvA gene encoding Holliday junction branch migration protein RuvA — translation MIGRLRGTLAEKQPPHLLLDVNGVGYELEVPMTTLYRLPAVGEPVTLHAHLVVREDAHLLYGFFEKRERELFRELIRLNGVGPKLALALMSGLEVDELVRCVQAQDTAALVKVPGVGKKTAERLLIELKDRFKAWESIPSIAPLVVEPQLAQAVSSAENDAVSALISLGYKPQEASRAVAAVKEDGMSSEDLIRRALRGMV, via the coding sequence GTGATCGGACGTTTGCGCGGCACCTTGGCGGAGAAGCAGCCGCCGCATTTGCTTCTGGATGTGAATGGCGTCGGTTATGAGCTGGAAGTACCGATGACGACCCTTTATCGTCTGCCTGCGGTGGGCGAGCCGGTAACCCTGCACGCTCACCTGGTGGTGCGTGAAGATGCGCATCTGTTGTATGGCTTCTTCGAAAAGCGCGAGCGTGAGCTGTTTCGCGAGCTGATTCGCCTCAATGGCGTCGGTCCCAAGCTGGCGTTGGCGCTGATGTCGGGGCTGGAGGTCGATGAGCTGGTGCGCTGCGTGCAGGCCCAGGACACGGCGGCGCTGGTCAAGGTGCCTGGAGTGGGCAAGAAAACCGCCGAGCGTCTGTTGATCGAACTCAAGGATCGCTTCAAGGCCTGGGAGTCGATACCGTCCATTGCGCCTTTGGTGGTGGAACCTCAACTGGCTCAGGCAGTCTCAAGCGCGGAGAATGACGCCGTCAGTGCCCTGATATCCCTTGGCTACAAGCCGCAGGAGGCCAGCCGAGCAGTTGCCGCCGTCAAAGAGGATGGTATGAGCAGTGAAGATTTGATCCGACGCGCGCTGCGCGGCATGGTTTAG
- the ruvC gene encoding crossover junction endodeoxyribonuclease RuvC yields the protein MTLILGIDPGSRITGYGVVRDTGRGCEYVASGCIRTGNGPLAERLQIVFRGVSEVIRTHGPVTMGIEQVFMARNADSALKLGQARGAAIVAAVEAGLEVSEYTATQVKQAVVGTGAADKQQVQMMVMHLLKLVQKPQIDASDALGIALCHAHHRQSLIPHGLAGAKRRGGRLRL from the coding sequence ATGACCCTGATTCTAGGCATCGACCCGGGTTCGCGTATTACCGGCTATGGCGTGGTGCGCGATACCGGGCGCGGTTGCGAGTACGTGGCCTCGGGTTGCATTCGTACCGGCAACGGTCCTTTGGCCGAGCGTCTGCAAATCGTCTTTCGCGGCGTCAGCGAGGTGATTCGCACCCATGGTCCGGTGACCATGGGTATCGAGCAGGTGTTCATGGCGCGCAATGCCGATTCGGCGCTCAAGCTGGGGCAGGCGCGTGGCGCGGCCATCGTCGCAGCGGTGGAGGCGGGGCTGGAAGTCAGCGAGTACACCGCGACCCAGGTCAAGCAGGCCGTGGTCGGCACCGGTGCGGCGGACAAGCAGCAGGTACAGATGATGGTCATGCATCTGCTCAAGCTGGTGCAGAAACCGCAGATCGACGCCTCCGATGCACTGGGGATCGCCTTGTGCCATGCCCATCACAGGCAGAGTCTCATTCCCCACGGGCTTGCCGGCGCCAAGCGGCGTGGCGGCCGTCTTCGTTTGTAA
- the ybgF gene encoding tol-pal system protein YbgF: protein MRDCRRILTLLTLALPLAAMAEVPVLESSSMQQGSSYPPAGYGTAGAYAGAGAQAPASAQGMLFNQLEQMQQEIAQLRGMVEEQQNEIQRLKQEGLERYQDLDQRISSGAAAGGASAQNSADGAVNASGTPTPPAAQQQASAEPGDPAKEKLYYDAAFDLIKAKDFDKASQAFSAFLNRYPNSQYAGNAQYWLGEVNLAKGDLQAAGQAFAKVSQAYPSHPKVPDSLFKLADVERRLGHNDKARGILQQVIAQYPGSSAAQLAQRDLQRL, encoded by the coding sequence ATGCGAGATTGCCGCCGTATTCTGACCCTTCTGACACTCGCCTTGCCGCTTGCGGCGATGGCGGAGGTTCCCGTACTGGAAAGCAGCTCCATGCAACAGGGCAGCAGCTATCCACCGGCGGGTTATGGTACGGCCGGCGCCTACGCCGGAGCGGGTGCGCAAGCACCCGCTTCTGCGCAGGGTATGCTGTTCAACCAGCTCGAGCAGATGCAGCAGGAAATTGCGCAGCTGCGTGGCATGGTCGAAGAGCAGCAGAATGAAATCCAGCGCCTCAAGCAGGAAGGCCTGGAGCGTTACCAGGATCTGGACCAACGCATTTCCTCCGGCGCCGCTGCCGGTGGAGCTTCCGCACAGAATTCAGCCGATGGCGCGGTAAACGCCAGTGGCACCCCGACGCCACCTGCCGCACAGCAGCAGGCCAGCGCCGAGCCGGGTGATCCGGCCAAGGAAAAACTCTATTACGACGCTGCCTTCGACCTGATCAAGGCCAAGGACTTCGACAAGGCGTCGCAGGCGTTCAGCGCCTTTCTCAATCGTTATCCCAACAGCCAGTACGCGGGTAACGCGCAGTATTGGCTCGGCGAAGTGAACCTGGCCAAGGGTGATCTGCAAGCAGCCGGTCAAGCCTTTGCCAAGGTCAGCCAGGCCTATCCGAGCCACCCCAAGGTGCCGGATTCGCTGTTCAAGCTGGCCGATGTCGAACGTCGCCTGGGTCACAACGACAAGGCCCGTGGCATCCTTCAGCAAGTCATCGCGCAGTACCCGGGTAGCTCGGCCGCCCAGCTGGCCCAGCGCGATCTGCAGCGGCTGTAA
- a CDS encoding YebC/PmpR family DNA-binding transcriptional regulator, with the protein MAGHSKWANIKHRKGRQDAKRGKIFTKLIRELTVAAKHGGPIPADNPRLRLAVDKALTNNMSRDVIDRAIARGAGNNEADNVVEFSYEGYAPSGVAIIVEVMTDNRNRTAAEVRHAFTKCGGNLGTDGSVAYMFERKGQISFAPGVDEDALMEAALEAGADDVEMGEDGSALVSTSFTEFHAVNEALSSAGFKAEEAEIAMIPSISAPIADLETAQKVFKLIDMLEDLDDVQNVYHNAEVADEIMEQLG; encoded by the coding sequence CTGGTCATTCCAAATGGGCCAACATCAAGCACCGCAAGGGGCGTCAGGATGCCAAGCGCGGCAAGATCTTCACCAAGCTGATTCGTGAGCTGACGGTCGCCGCCAAGCACGGTGGCCCGATTCCGGCGGACAACCCTCGTCTGCGCCTGGCCGTGGACAAGGCGCTGACCAACAACATGTCGCGTGACGTGATCGATCGCGCCATCGCCCGTGGTGCCGGCAACAACGAAGCCGACAACGTCGTCGAGTTCAGCTACGAAGGTTATGCGCCGAGTGGCGTGGCGATCATCGTCGAGGTGATGACCGACAACCGCAATCGCACTGCCGCCGAAGTGCGCCATGCCTTTACCAAGTGCGGTGGCAACCTGGGCACCGACGGTTCGGTCGCCTACATGTTCGAGCGCAAGGGCCAGATCAGCTTTGCGCCGGGCGTCGATGAAGATGCCCTGATGGAGGCTGCGCTGGAGGCCGGTGCCGACGACGTGGAAATGGGCGAGGACGGTTCGGCCCTGGTGTCGACCAGCTTCACCGAGTTCCATGCCGTCAACGAAGCGCTGAGCTCGGCTGGCTTCAAGGCCGAGGAAGCAGAAATCGCCATGATCCCCTCGATCAGTGCGCCGATTGCCGATCTGGAAACTGCGCAGAAGGTGTTCAAGCTGATCGACATGCTCGAAGACCTGGATGACGTGCAGAACGTCTACCACAACGCCGAAGTCGCCGACGAGATCATGGAACAGCTCGGCTGA
- the tolR gene encoding protein TolR: MARIRNRRKPVAEMNVVPYIDVMLVLLVIFMVTAPMLNQGVKVDLPKVSSEALPQDNDAQVLTISIKADKTYYWNMGSEVDVDTEQERASTLEQMTQAVSAIIAENRRQGKQVQVFVRGDRTVDYGTVMSAMGGLQQADVGNVGLITEAP; the protein is encoded by the coding sequence ATGGCGAGAATTCGCAACAGACGCAAACCGGTCGCCGAGATGAACGTGGTGCCCTACATCGACGTGATGTTGGTACTGCTGGTCATCTTCATGGTCACCGCGCCGATGCTCAATCAGGGCGTCAAGGTCGATCTGCCCAAGGTCAGCAGTGAAGCGCTGCCGCAGGACAACGACGCGCAGGTGCTGACCATTTCCATCAAGGCCGACAAGACCTACTACTGGAACATGGGTAGCGAGGTCGACGTCGATACCGAGCAGGAGCGGGCCTCGACCCTCGAGCAGATGACTCAGGCCGTGTCGGCGATCATTGCCGAGAATCGTCGTCAGGGTAAGCAGGTGCAGGTGTTCGTGCGCGGCGATCGCACGGTCGATTACGGCACTGTGATGTCGGCCATGGGCGGTCTGCAGCAGGCCGACGTGGGCAACGTCGGACTGATTACCGAGGCTCCCTGA
- the tolA gene encoding cell envelope integrity protein TolA, with the protein MMQQTERSQSESYFWPVVWAVGLHVLMFAMLFVSFAFTPELPPARPVVQATLYQLQSQSQATTQTTQKVAGEAQKTSAPQFETERLEQKKAEEQKQAQAEAQKVAAAKKAEEQKQAEEARKAEAAKKAEADKAAEQKRQADIAKKRAEEEAKKKAAEEAKKKAAAEEAKKKAAAAEAAKKKAAEDARRKAAEDQKAAALAELLSDNVQNQQALAETHGDQVAGNLDDLIIKLITENWQRPMSARRGMSVELLIQMLPDGTVTNASVSRSSGDAPFDNSAVAAVRNVGRIPEMQQLDRATFDRMYRQRRVIFKPED; encoded by the coding sequence CTGATGCAGCAAACCGAGCGTTCGCAATCGGAAAGCTACTTCTGGCCCGTGGTTTGGGCGGTGGGTCTGCATGTCCTGATGTTCGCCATGCTGTTCGTCAGCTTCGCCTTCACCCCGGAGCTGCCACCGGCGCGCCCAGTGGTGCAGGCTACGCTGTATCAGTTGCAGTCACAGAGCCAGGCCACTACGCAGACCACGCAAAAGGTTGCCGGTGAGGCGCAGAAGACCTCGGCGCCGCAGTTCGAGACTGAAAGGCTGGAACAGAAGAAAGCCGAGGAGCAGAAGCAGGCCCAGGCCGAAGCGCAGAAGGTAGCCGCAGCCAAGAAAGCCGAGGAACAAAAGCAGGCGGAAGAGGCTCGAAAGGCCGAGGCGGCGAAGAAAGCCGAGGCCGATAAGGCCGCCGAGCAGAAACGTCAGGCGGATATCGCCAAGAAGCGCGCCGAGGAAGAGGCGAAGAAGAAAGCCGCTGAAGAGGCCAAGAAGAAGGCCGCTGCAGAAGAGGCCAAGAAAAAAGCGGCAGCCGCCGAAGCTGCGAAGAAGAAAGCCGCCGAGGATGCACGGCGCAAGGCCGCCGAGGATCAGAAGGCGGCAGCGCTGGCCGAACTGCTGTCGGACAATGTGCAGAACCAGCAGGCGCTGGCCGAGACCCATGGTGACCAGGTTGCCGGTAATCTCGATGATCTGATCATCAAGCTGATCACCGAGAACTGGCAGCGGCCGATGTCGGCGCGTCGAGGCATGAGCGTCGAGTTGCTGATCCAGATGCTGCCCGATGGCACCGTGACCAACGCCAGCGTATCGCGCTCCAGTGGCGATGCACCGTTCGACAACTCGGCCGTTGCAGCTGTACGTAACGTCGGGCGTATTCCCGAGATGCAACAATTGGATCGCGCTACCTTCGACCGTATGTACAGGCAGCGACGCGTTATTTTCAAACCGGAGGATTGA
- the queE gene encoding 7-carboxy-7-deazaguanine synthase QueE, giving the protein MQETLRITEIFYSLQGETRTAGLPTVFVRLTGCPLRCQYCDTAYAFSGGEIVTLDSILDQVAAYRPRYICVTGGEPLAQPNCIPLLARLCDAGYEVSLETSGALDVSAVDPRVSKVLDLKTPGSAEVQRNRYENVQWLTRNDQVKFVICSREDYDWAVSKLIEYDLAARAGEVLFSPSHKQVDARALADWIVADNLPVRLQLQLHKILWNDEPGH; this is encoded by the coding sequence ATGCAAGAAACTCTGCGTATCACCGAGATTTTCTACTCGTTGCAGGGGGAGACGCGTACCGCCGGCTTGCCGACGGTATTCGTGCGCCTTACCGGCTGCCCCCTGCGCTGTCAGTACTGTGACACTGCCTACGCCTTCAGTGGCGGCGAGATCGTCACGCTGGACAGTATCCTCGATCAGGTGGCCGCCTATCGGCCGCGCTACATCTGCGTCACCGGCGGCGAGCCGCTGGCTCAACCCAACTGCATCCCTCTGCTTGCGCGCCTGTGCGATGCCGGTTACGAGGTGTCGCTGGAAACCAGTGGTGCGCTCGACGTCTCAGCGGTCGATCCACGGGTCAGCAAGGTGCTCGATCTGAAGACGCCTGGATCTGCCGAAGTGCAGCGTAATCGCTACGAGAACGTCCAGTGGCTGACACGCAACGATCAGGTCAAGTTCGTCATCTGCTCGCGTGAAGACTACGACTGGGCAGTATCCAAATTGATCGAATATGACCTGGCTGCTCGAGCCGGCGAAGTGCTGTTCTCGCCCAGCCACAAACAGGTCGATGCACGTGCGCTGGCAGACTGGATCGTGGCCGACAACCTGCCCGTACGCCTGCAATTGCAGCTGCACAAGATTCTCTGGAACGACGAGCCGGGACACTGA
- the tolQ gene encoding protein TolQ, whose amino-acid sequence MEANAVDHMSMWSLISSASLLVQLVMLTLVAASVISWVMIFQRSNAIRAAKRALDNFEDRFWSGIDLSKLYRQAGSNPDPDSGLEQIFRAGFKEFSRLRQQQGVDPDAVMDGVARAMRVAISREEEKLETALPFLATVGSTSPYIGLFGTVWGIMNSFRGLAQVQQATLATVAPGIAEALIATAIGLFAAIPAVIAYNRFSARSEMLIGRYYTFADEFQAILHRKVHTSED is encoded by the coding sequence GTGGAAGCTAACGCCGTTGACCATATGTCGATGTGGAGTCTGATCAGTAGCGCCAGTCTGTTGGTTCAGTTGGTGATGCTGACCCTGGTGGCCGCCTCGGTCATTTCCTGGGTGATGATCTTCCAGCGCAGCAATGCCATCCGCGCCGCCAAGCGTGCGCTGGACAACTTCGAAGATCGCTTCTGGTCCGGCATCGACCTGTCCAAACTGTATCGCCAGGCCGGCAGCAACCCCGATCCGGATTCCGGTCTGGAGCAGATCTTCCGTGCCGGCTTCAAGGAATTCTCCCGTCTGCGTCAGCAGCAGGGCGTAGACCCCGATGCGGTGATGGACGGTGTGGCGCGTGCCATGCGCGTGGCCATTTCCCGCGAGGAAGAGAAGCTGGAAACCGCGCTGCCGTTTCTCGCCACCGTCGGCTCTACCAGCCCGTACATCGGCCTGTTCGGTACCGTATGGGGCATCATGAACTCCTTCCGCGGCTTGGCCCAGGTGCAGCAAGCCACGCTGGCTACCGTGGCACCGGGTATTGCCGAAGCGCTGATCGCTACTGCCATCGGCCTGTTCGCGGCGATTCCGGCGGTCATCGCCTACAACCGTTTCTCTGCCCGCAGCGAGATGCTGATCGGTCGTTACTACACCTTCGCCGACGAGTTCCAGGCCATCCTGCACCGCAAAGTGCACACCTCGGAAGACTAA